One genomic segment of Thalassospiraceae bacterium LMO-SO8 includes these proteins:
- the miaB gene encoding tRNA (N6-isopentenyl adenosine(37)-C2)-methylthiotransferase MiaB — MNVYDSDRMAGLLAPLGYALTDAVDDADMVLLNTCHIREKAAEKVYSELGRINKVKQARQAGGGAMILGVAGCVAQAEGEEVLKRAPYVDMVFGPQTYHRLPEMVARLHREKGAQLDTDFPEESKFDHLTGLSRVEGRAAFLTVQEGCDKFCTFCVVPYTRGAEFSRPVDQVLTEARQIVAQGAVEITLLGQNVNAYHGAADDGAEIGLGELIRRLADIDGIERLRYTTSYPAEVDDALIAAHRDVPELMPYLHLPVQSGADRVLKAMNRRHGRDFYIDLVARLRAARPDLGLSSDFIVGFPGETDADFQDTMSLVREVGYVQAYSFKYSPRPGTPAAAMELQVPEDVKDARLKELQDLLNTQQLAFNESCVGRTLPVLLDRPGRHAGQLLGRSPYMQAVHVEAPADWLGRVADLKIVSAGGNSLGAVLADTPARPAARRSA, encoded by the coding sequence ATGAACGTCTACGACTCCGATCGTATGGCGGGGCTTCTCGCGCCCTTGGGCTATGCCTTGACGGATGCCGTGGACGACGCGGACATGGTGCTGCTGAACACCTGTCATATCCGCGAGAAGGCGGCGGAAAAGGTCTATTCCGAACTCGGCCGGATCAACAAGGTGAAACAGGCGCGCCAGGCCGGCGGCGGGGCCATGATTCTCGGCGTCGCCGGTTGCGTCGCCCAGGCTGAGGGCGAGGAAGTGTTGAAGCGGGCACCCTACGTCGACATGGTGTTCGGACCGCAAACCTATCATCGCCTGCCGGAAATGGTCGCCCGCCTGCACCGCGAAAAGGGCGCGCAGCTCGACACCGATTTTCCCGAGGAATCCAAGTTCGACCACCTGACGGGGCTGTCCCGGGTCGAGGGCCGCGCCGCGTTCCTGACGGTGCAGGAAGGCTGCGACAAGTTCTGCACCTTCTGCGTCGTGCCCTATACCCGGGGCGCCGAATTCTCGCGCCCGGTCGATCAGGTGCTGACCGAGGCCCGCCAGATCGTCGCCCAGGGCGCCGTCGAGATCACCTTGCTCGGCCAGAACGTCAACGCCTATCACGGCGCCGCCGACGACGGGGCCGAGATCGGCTTGGGCGAGCTGATCCGCCGGCTGGCCGACATCGACGGGATCGAACGCCTGCGCTACACCACCTCCTATCCGGCCGAGGTCGACGACGCGCTGATCGCCGCCCACCGCGACGTGCCCGAACTGATGCCTTATCTGCATCTGCCCGTGCAGTCCGGCGCGGACCGGGTGCTGAAGGCCATGAACCGCCGCCACGGCCGCGATTTCTATATCGACCTGGTCGCGCGCCTGCGCGCCGCGCGCCCCGACCTGGGCCTGTCGTCGGATTTCATCGTCGGCTTCCCCGGTGAAACCGACGCCGATTTCCAGGACACGATGTCCCTCGTGCGCGAGGTCGGCTACGTCCAGGCCTATTCGTTCAAGTATTCGCCGAGACCCGGCACCCCGGCGGCCGCCATGGAACTGCAGGTGCCCGAAGACGTGAAGGACGCACGCTTGAAAGAGCTTCAGGATCTTCTCAACACGCAGCAGCTTGCCTTCAACGAAAGCTGTGTCGGGCGCACTTTGCCGGTGCTGCTCGACCGGCCCGGCCGTCATGCGGGCCAATTGCTGGGCCGCAGCCCCTACATGCAGGCGGTCCATGTCGAGGCCCCGGCCGACTGGCTGGGCCGCGTCGCCGACCTGAAGATCGTCTCGGCCGGCGGCAACAGCCTGGGGGCGGTCCTCGCGGACACGCCGGCACGGCCCGCCGCCAGGAGATCGGCATGA
- a CDS encoding glucosaminidase domain-containing protein, whose product MNTFFERTVMTVVLTTAVTAGYLAIERAPQASVPPTTAAAVAAGQASAHARADGSEQDTGADLQRMATGAGGNLVIPPRRPEFKRQPKDSVTALHDWFAELNYDLDHIQDGNAHVPPAFLASLPPDLGNVPETAMRKRLFFQAVLPLILRANQEILTDRKRLWQLHADQRLGRRIAPADRLWLTAMAERYKVPADNLALLIRRIDVIPPSMALAQAAEESGWGTSRFARQGNAIFGQWTTADGPGLVPRDRDGDKDHKVRAFNKLIDSVRAYMLNLNTHRAYRELRRARAALRRSGEPLNGHTLARFLHRYSERGDDYVGAIRAMIEANGLDRLDDARLLKVQRPEA is encoded by the coding sequence ATGAACACTTTTTTTGAACGCACGGTGATGACGGTTGTGCTTACGACCGCGGTCACCGCCGGATACCTTGCCATTGAACGGGCCCCCCAGGCGTCCGTCCCGCCGACGACGGCGGCTGCCGTCGCCGCCGGTCAGGCGAGCGCCCACGCGCGTGCCGACGGATCGGAGCAGGATACCGGCGCCGATCTTCAGAGGATGGCGACGGGGGCGGGCGGCAATCTCGTGATTCCGCCCCGTCGGCCCGAGTTCAAGCGCCAGCCCAAGGATTCGGTGACGGCGCTGCACGACTGGTTCGCCGAACTGAACTACGACCTCGATCATATTCAGGACGGCAATGCCCATGTCCCGCCGGCGTTCCTGGCGTCGCTGCCGCCGGATCTCGGCAACGTGCCGGAAACGGCCATGCGCAAGCGCCTGTTTTTTCAGGCCGTGCTGCCGCTGATCCTGCGCGCCAACCAGGAAATCCTGACCGACCGCAAGCGCCTGTGGCAGCTGCACGCCGATCAGCGCCTGGGCCGCCGCATCGCCCCGGCCGACCGCCTGTGGCTGACGGCCATGGCCGAACGCTACAAGGTGCCGGCGGACAATCTGGCGCTTCTGATCCGCCGCATCGACGTGATCCCGCCGTCCATGGCCCTGGCCCAGGCGGCCGAGGAAAGCGGCTGGGGCACCTCGCGCTTCGCCCGTCAGGGCAACGCCATCTTCGGTCAATGGACGACCGCCGATGGCCCCGGTCTGGTGCCGCGTGACCGGGACGGCGACAAGGATCACAAGGTGCGGGCGTTCAACAAGCTGATCGATTCCGTGCGCGCCTACATGCTCAACCTGAACACCCACCGGGCCTACCGCGAATTGCGCCGCGCGCGCGCCGCGCTGCGCCGTTCGGGCGAGCCGCTCAACGGCCATACGCTGGCGCGCTTCCTGCACCGCTATTCGGAGCGCGGCGACGACTACGTGGGCGCCATCCGCGCGATGATCGAGGCCAACGGCCTCGACCGTCTGGACGACGCCCGCCTGCTCAAGGTCCAGCGCCCGGAAGCCTGA
- a CDS encoding malonic semialdehyde reductase: protein MSDKITESALDQLFRDARTHNGWTGEPVGEDLLRQLWDLVKMAPTSANCSPARLVFVTSDAAKEKLKPCLMEGNVAKTMAAPVTVIIGQDMEFYEKLPDLFPHTDAKSWFVGNDDLIAATAFRNSTLQGGYLIMAARALGLDCGPMSGFDTAKVDAAFFAGTKVTANFLCNIGHGTTEDLFPRSPRLAFDDACRVV from the coding sequence ATGTCGGACAAAATCACCGAATCGGCCCTCGACCAATTGTTCCGCGATGCCCGAACCCACAACGGCTGGACCGGCGAGCCGGTGGGCGAAGACCTGCTGCGCCAGCTCTGGGATCTGGTCAAAATGGCGCCGACCAGCGCCAACTGCTCGCCCGCGCGCCTGGTGTTCGTGACCTCCGATGCGGCCAAGGAAAAACTCAAGCCCTGCCTGATGGAGGGCAACGTGGCCAAGACCATGGCGGCCCCGGTGACCGTGATCATCGGTCAGGACATGGAATTTTATGAAAAGCTGCCGGACCTGTTTCCTCATACGGACGCCAAATCCTGGTTCGTCGGCAACGACGATCTGATCGCCGCCACCGCGTTCCGCAATTCGACCCTGCAGGGCGGCTACCTGATCATGGCGGCGCGGGCGCTCGGGCTCGACTGCGGGCCGATGTCCGGGTTCGACACGGCCAAGGTCGATGCCGCCTTCTTCGCGGGCACCAAGGTGACGGCCAATTTCCTGTGCAACATCGGCCACGGCACGACGGAAGATCTGTTCCCGCGTTCGCCCCGCCTCGCCTTCGACGACGCCTGCCGCGTCGTCTGA
- a CDS encoding Fur family transcriptional regulator, which produces MGESRRLLAIRGEMMSESRIEQLCIDKGMKMTDQRRIIARVLSESEDHPDVEEVHRRSSEIDNRISIATVYRTVRLFEEAGIIERHDFGDGRARYEEVTEEHHDHLINVQSGAVIEFQNTEIERLQEIIARDHGMRLVGHKLELYGVPLKKGAGK; this is translated from the coding sequence ATGGGCGAATCCAGGCGCCTGCTGGCAATCCGTGGGGAGATGATGTCGGAATCACGTATCGAGCAGCTTTGTATCGACAAAGGCATGAAAATGACGGACCAGCGCCGCATCATCGCGCGCGTGCTGTCCGAATCGGAAGATCATCCCGATGTCGAGGAAGTCCATCGTCGGTCATCCGAAATCGACAATCGCATTTCCATCGCCACGGTCTACCGGACCGTGCGCCTGTTCGAGGAAGCGGGCATCATCGAGCGCCATGATTTCGGCGACGGCCGCGCGCGTTACGAAGAAGTGACCGAGGAGCACCACGATCATCTGATCAACGTGCAGTCGGGCGCGGTCATCGAGTTCCAGAACACGGAAATCGAACGCCTGCAGGAAATCATCGCCCGCGATCACGGCATGCGTCTGGTTGGGCACAAGCTGGAATTGTACGGCGTGCCACTTAAGAAAGGCGCGGGCAAATAG
- the tsaB gene encoding tRNA (adenosine(37)-N6)-threonylcarbamoyltransferase complex dimerization subunit type 1 TsaB, with protein MKLLAFDTATTGCSAALFLDGRMAAHRAAAMARGQSEALMPMIAEVLAEGGCSYGDLDALAVTVGPGAFTGLRIGLAAARGLALALSVPCAGVTTLEAVARAVPEAARAGGRVLVALDSKRADLYVQMFDENLTPLTDPAAMMAAAVAEIAVGGPLAVVGDAAPRALEALAGAGIAAVGADAPGVPDAAVVGEIALARGLPPVGAAPAPIYLRPPDAIRPKDGGRLRP; from the coding sequence ATGAAGCTACTCGCCTTCGACACGGCGACGACCGGCTGTTCGGCGGCCCTGTTTTTGGACGGCCGCATGGCGGCCCATCGCGCCGCCGCCATGGCGCGCGGCCAGTCCGAGGCCCTGATGCCGATGATTGCCGAGGTCCTGGCCGAGGGCGGCTGTTCTTATGGTGATTTGGACGCCCTGGCCGTGACGGTCGGCCCCGGCGCCTTCACGGGGCTGCGCATCGGGCTCGCGGCGGCGCGCGGCCTGGCCCTGGCGCTGAGCGTTCCCTGCGCCGGGGTGACGACGCTGGAGGCCGTCGCCCGGGCGGTTCCCGAAGCGGCGCGAGCCGGCGGGCGGGTGCTGGTCGCCCTCGATTCCAAGCGCGCGGATCTCTATGTCCAGATGTTCGATGAAAACCTGACGCCGCTCACGGATCCGGCGGCGATGATGGCGGCGGCCGTGGCGGAGATCGCCGTCGGCGGGCCGCTGGCCGTGGTCGGCGACGCCGCCCCCCGGGCCCTTGAGGCCCTGGCCGGCGCGGGCATCGCGGCCGTCGGCGCCGACGCGCCCGGCGTTCCCGACGCGGCCGTGGTCGGCGAAATCGCCCTGGCCCGCGGCCTGCCGCCCGTGGGCGCGGCGCCGGCGCCGATCTATCTGCGCCCGCCAGACGCGATCCGGCCCAAGGACGGCGGCCGGCTGCGTCCCTAA
- a CDS encoding NifU family protein, with protein MFIQTETTPNPATLKFLPGCTVMAEGTANFAEAASVGRSPLAQALFAVEGVTGVFFGHDFITVTKAEDKEWDTLKPRILGGIMEHFTKGLPVIAEGAEDVAASTADDTEIVTQIKELLETRVRPAVAQDGGDIIYHGFEDGIVYLQMQGACSGCPSSTATLKHGIENMLRYYVPEVKEVQAVM; from the coding sequence ATGTTCATTCAAACCGAAACCACCCCGAATCCGGCGACCCTGAAGTTCCTGCCCGGCTGCACGGTGATGGCCGAAGGCACCGCCAACTTCGCCGAGGCGGCCTCGGTCGGCCGGTCGCCCCTGGCGCAGGCGTTGTTCGCGGTCGAGGGCGTGACCGGCGTGTTCTTCGGGCACGACTTCATCACCGTGACCAAGGCCGAGGACAAGGAGTGGGATACCCTGAAGCCGCGCATCCTGGGCGGCATCATGGAGCATTTCACCAAAGGCCTGCCGGTGATCGCCGAGGGCGCGGAAGACGTGGCGGCCTCGACCGCCGACGACACGGAAATCGTGACCCAGATCAAGGAGTTGCTGGAAACCCGGGTGCGCCCGGCGGTGGCCCAGGACGGCGGCGACATCATCTACCACGGGTTCGAGGACGGCATCGTCTACCTGCAGATGCAGGGCGCCTGTTCGGGCTGCCCGTCGTCGACGGCGACGCTGAAGCACGGCATCGAAAACATGCTGCGCTACTACGTGCCCGAGGTGAAGGAAGTCCAGGCCGTCATGTAG
- a CDS encoding sulfurtransferase TusA family protein — MTFVKTKLFLERLDAGAVLDVRLKGPEPLNNVPRSVRDHGHEILSLAPEDPARPEADAPHRLVIRKTA, encoded by the coding sequence ATGACGTTCGTTAAAACCAAGCTTTTTCTGGAACGCCTGGATGCCGGCGCGGTACTTGACGTGCGCCTGAAAGGGCCGGAGCCGCTGAACAACGTGCCCCGGTCCGTGCGCGACCATGGCCACGAAATTCTGTCCCTGGCGCCGGAGGACCCGGCCCGCCCGGAGGCCGACGCCCCCCATCGGCTGGTGATCCGCAAGACCGCCTGA
- a CDS encoding MucR family transcriptional regulator, whose translation MTEKPNASDLIELTTEIVAAHVGNNTIAPSDIPALINEVYTALSNVGAVPAQAQRPKPAVPPKKSVFPDYIVCLEDGKKLKMLKRHLKTAYNLTPEEYRERWGLPVDYPMVAPSYAKHRSNLAKKIGLGTKPRRKR comes from the coding sequence ATGACTGAAAAACCGAATGCCTCCGACCTGATCGAGCTGACGACCGAGATCGTCGCGGCCCATGTCGGCAACAATACAATCGCGCCCAGCGACATTCCGGCCCTCATCAACGAGGTCTATACCGCCCTTTCCAACGTCGGCGCGGTTCCGGCGCAGGCGCAGCGACCTAAGCCCGCCGTGCCGCCGAAAAAGTCCGTGTTTCCCGATTACATCGTTTGCCTGGAAGACGGCAAGAAGCTGAAGATGCTGAAGCGGCACCTGAAGACGGCCTATAACCTGACGCCGGAAGAGTACCGCGAGCGTTGGGGCCTGCCCGTCGACTATCCGATGGTCGCGCCGAGCTACGCCAAGCACCGCTCGAATCTGGCGAAGAAGATCGGCCTTGGGACCAAACCCCGGCGCAAACGCTAA
- a CDS encoding PhoH family protein: protein MSRGRSRRQTRGGVEAVIPMAPSTGGGPAAAMVTEQMTFANNGLAAALFGSHHAHLAQIEQGLGVTIHARGNEVAITGDGASVDRTAAILAALYDRLKHGHGVDTPEVDAMLRMSNGARGGGGDPKEGLKDAGVAVHTRNKVITARTSTQADYLGAIDECPLVFGQGPAGTGKTYLAVAKAVERLVQGRVDRIILSRPAVEAGEQLGFLPGDMREKVDPYLRPLYDALYDMLPQQQVEKRLESGEIEVAPLAFMRGRTLSNAFVILDEAQNTTPVQMKMFLTRLGENSCMVVTGDLSQVDLPRGTRSGLRDAQEVLTGTKGIRFVEFTEQDVVRHPLVSRIVHAYQNVETSRRAGARYEHYESEREQSDE, encoded by the coding sequence ATGAGCCGCGGGCGCTCCCGCCGGCAGACGCGCGGCGGCGTCGAGGCCGTGATCCCCATGGCCCCGTCCACCGGCGGCGGCCCCGCCGCCGCCATGGTCACGGAACAGATGACCTTCGCCAACAACGGCCTCGCGGCGGCGTTGTTCGGCTCCCACCATGCCCATCTGGCGCAGATCGAACAGGGCCTGGGCGTGACCATTCATGCCCGCGGCAACGAGGTCGCGATCACCGGCGACGGGGCGTCCGTGGACCGCACGGCGGCGATCCTGGCCGCCCTTTACGACCGTCTGAAACACGGCCACGGCGTCGATACGCCCGAAGTCGACGCCATGCTGCGGATGTCCAATGGCGCCCGCGGCGGCGGCGGCGATCCCAAGGAAGGGCTGAAGGACGCCGGCGTGGCCGTGCATACCCGCAACAAGGTGATCACCGCCCGGACCTCGACCCAGGCCGACTATCTGGGCGCCATCGACGAATGCCCGCTGGTGTTCGGCCAGGGCCCGGCGGGCACGGGCAAGACCTACCTCGCCGTGGCCAAGGCGGTCGAACGTCTGGTCCAGGGCCGGGTCGACCGCATCATCCTGTCGCGCCCGGCGGTCGAGGCCGGCGAGCAGCTCGGCTTCCTGCCCGGCGACATGCGCGAAAAGGTCGACCCCTACCTGCGCCCGCTGTACGACGCGCTGTATGACATGCTGCCGCAGCAGCAGGTGGAAAAACGCCTGGAAAGCGGGGAAATCGAGGTGGCGCCTCTCGCCTTCATGCGCGGCCGCACGCTGTCCAACGCGTTCGTCATCCTGGACGAGGCGCAGAACACCACGCCCGTGCAGATGAAGATGTTCCTGACCCGTCTGGGCGAGAATTCCTGCATGGTGGTGACCGGCGACCTCAGCCAGGTCGATCTGCCGCGCGGCACCCGGTCGGGTCTGCGCGACGCCCAGGAAGTGCTGACCGGGACCAAGGGCATCCGCTTCGTCGAATTCACGGAACAGGACGTTGTCCGCCATCCCCTGGTGTCGCGCATCGTCCATGCTTATCAGAACGTGGAAACCTCGCGCCGCGCCGGCGCGCGATATGAGCATTATGAAAGCGAACGCGAACAAAGCGACGAATGA
- a CDS encoding polysaccharide deacetylase family protein encodes MTGGHRPAGARDRRHGPWPWTVALAVLGLFVLWPDLARAADQAVIIMYHRFDEQDYPTTNIRLDQFDEHLAELTSGKYTVMSLPDIIAAMKAGRPLPDRTVGITVDDAYASVYEHAWPRLKKAGLPFTLFVATDPVDRKLGGIMTWDQIREIRDQGATIGHHTVTHAHMAGAPEGKNLAEFTEASKRFKAELGSVPNIFAYPYGEASQELEAMAREQGFEAAFGQHSGVAHPSLGYFYLPRFAMNESFGGIGRFRLAVNALALPVTDLTPADQLITTDNPPAMGFTLVPPAPKRLDRLACFASHEGRARLERLGELRVEVRVNQPFPAGRGRINCTVPGPDGRWYWLGRQFFITK; translated from the coding sequence ATGACCGGCGGCCATCGGCCCGCCGGGGCCCGCGACCGCCGCCATGGCCCATGGCCGTGGACGGTGGCGCTTGCCGTGCTTGGACTGTTCGTGCTCTGGCCGGACCTGGCGCGCGCCGCCGACCAGGCGGTGATCATCATGTATCATCGGTTCGACGAGCAGGATTATCCGACCACCAACATCCGCCTCGACCAGTTCGACGAACATCTGGCGGAACTGACGTCCGGCAAATACACGGTGATGTCCCTGCCTGACATTATCGCCGCCATGAAGGCGGGCAGGCCGCTGCCCGACCGCACGGTCGGCATTACCGTCGACGACGCCTATGCCTCGGTCTACGAACATGCCTGGCCGCGCCTGAAGAAGGCCGGGCTGCCGTTCACCCTGTTCGTCGCGACGGACCCGGTCGACCGCAAGCTGGGCGGCATCATGACCTGGGATCAGATCCGCGAGATCAGGGACCAGGGGGCGACCATCGGCCACCATACGGTGACCCACGCCCATATGGCCGGCGCGCCCGAAGGCAAGAACCTGGCCGAGTTCACGGAGGCCAGCAAGCGGTTTAAAGCCGAACTGGGCAGCGTGCCCAATATCTTCGCCTATCCCTACGGCGAGGCGTCGCAGGAACTGGAGGCCATGGCCCGCGAGCAGGGGTTCGAGGCCGCCTTCGGCCAGCATTCCGGCGTCGCCCATCCCAGTCTCGGCTACTTCTACCTGCCGCGCTTCGCCATGAACGAGAGCTTCGGCGGCATCGGCCGGTTCCGGCTGGCGGTCAACGCGCTCGCCCTGCCGGTCACGGACCTGACGCCGGCGGACCAATTGATCACCACCGACAACCCGCCGGCCATGGGCTTCACCCTGGTGCCGCCGGCCCCCAAGAGGCTCGACCGGCTGGCCTGTTTCGCATCCCACGAAGGGCGCGCGCGGCTGGAACGTCTGGGCGAATTGCGGGTCGAAGTGCGGGTCAATCAGCCGTTCCCGGCGGGCCGCGGGCGCATCAACTGCACCGTGCCGGGGCCCGACGGGCGCTGGTACTGGCTGGGCCGCCAGTTCTTCATCACGAAGTAG